The Calypte anna isolate BGI_N300 chromosome 2, bCalAnn1_v1.p, whole genome shotgun sequence genome includes a window with the following:
- the PAXIP1 gene encoding PAX-interacting protein 1 encodes MSADEEELKVPEDMFKDVKFFVVGDIDPKVIQLLKAGKAKEVSYNALASHIIAEDGDNPEVGESREVFDLPVVKPSWVTLSVRCGALLPVSGFSPESGQVFFGVTACLSQVSSEDRSTLWALITFYGGNCQLSLNNKCTHLIVPEPKGEKYECAYKRDSIKIVTPEWVLDSVADKTRKEETPYHPRLVIYEEEEEEEEEEEEEEAENEEQDSQNEASTDEKLSSPASSREGSPLGDQVFSPKSTTADKAKGELMFDDSSDSSPEKQERNLNWTPAEVPQASTAKRRLPQGKDSGLINLCANVPPVPGNILPPDMRGNLMASVQGAQSSERQEMMASWSPAVRTLRNITNSADIQQINRPSNVAHILQSLSAPTKSLEQQVNHSQQGHPNAVLFSQVKLTPETHLLQQSHQAQQQQHHPLLHLQPQQLMQLQQQQQQPQISQQSFQQQQPHQFSQQQQVHQQHQFAQQQLQFPQQQLHPQQQLHRPQQQLQFQQQHALQQQLHQLQQQQLQQQQLQQLQQQNLQQQQLQHQQQQIQQQQQQLQQQHLQRLHQQHQQQQMQNQAAQHLTQTSQVLQHQVVAQQQHHQQQQQQLQQQPLFGHDPAAEVPEEYFLLGCVFAIADYPEQMSDKQLLATWKRIIQAHGGTVDPTLTGRCTHLLCESQVSNMYAQALRERKRCITAHWLNSILKKKKMVPPHRALHFPVAFPPGGKPCSQHIISVTGFVDSDRDDLKLMAYLAGAKYTGYLCRSNTVLICKEPSGLKYEKAKEWRIPCVNAQWLCDILLGNFEALRQIQHSRYTVFNLQDPLSPSQHLVLNLLDAWRVPLKVSPELLMGVRLPLKPKQNESSLQPSSKRARIEDLPPPTKKLTPELTPMVLFTGFEPMQVQQYIKKLYILGGEVAESAQKCTHLIASKVTRTVKFLTAISVVKHIVTPEWLEECFKCQKFVDEQNFVLRDAEAEVLFCFSLEESLKRAQVAPLFKGKYFYITPGICPSLSTMKAIVECAGGKVLSKQPSFRKLMEHKQNKSLPEIILISCENDLHLCREYFARGIDVHNAEFVLTGVLTQTLDYESYKFT; translated from the exons TGTCAGTGGTTTTTCTCCAGAATCGGGTCAGGTCTTTTTTGGAGTCACCGCCTGTCTCTCTCAG GTTTCATCTGAAGACCGAAGTACGCTGTGGGCTTTGATTACTTTTTATGGAGGGAATTGCCAGCTGAGCCTCAATAATAAGTGTACTCATTTGATTGTGCCTGAGCCAAAGGGG gaaaagtATGAATGTGCTTACAAACGGGACAGCATTAAAATTGTGACGCCAGAATGGGTACTGGATTCTGTAGCTGATAAGACTAGAAAAGAAGAGACTCCTTATCATCCTCGTTTAGTTATATacgaggaggaggaagaagaggaggaggaagaagaggaagaggaagcagaaaatgaagagcAAGATTCCCAAAATGAAGCTAGCACTGATGAAAAATTATCAAGCCCAGCATCTTCTCGAGAAGGATCACCTTTGGGTGATCAAGTTTTTTCACCAAAATCTACCACTGCTGATAAGGCAAAAGGAGAACTGATGTTTGATGATTCTTCAGATTCCTCtccagaaaagcaagaaaggaaTTTGAACTGGACACCAGCTGAAGTCCCACAGGCATCTACAGCAAAGCGTAGGCTGCCTCAAGGGAAGGACTCGGGGTTAATTAATTTATGTGCCAATGTCCCACCAGTGCCAGGTAACATTTTGCCTCCTGATATGAGAGGCAATCTGATGGCTTCAGTACAAGGTGCCCAGAGTTCTGAGCGACAGGAAATGATGGCTTCGTGGAGTCCAGCTGTGCGGACATTAAGGAATATTACAAATAGTGCTGATATTCAGCAGATTAATAGACCATCAAATGTAGCACAT ATATTACAATCACTTTCAGCACCTACAAAAAGTTTAGAACAACAAGTAAATCATAGCCAACAGGGACATCCAAATGCGGTGCTGTTTAGTCAAGTGAAACTAACACCAGAGACACATTTATTACAGCAGTCACATCAAGCACAGCAACAACAGCACCATCCTCTTTTACACCTTCAACCTCAGCAACTCATGCAGctacaacagcagcagcagcaaccccAGATTTCCCAGCAGTCTTTCCAACAGCAACAGCCTCATCAGTTCTCACAACAGCAGCAAGTTCATCAGCAGCACCAGtttgcccagcagcagcttcagttcccacagcagcagctacatcctcagcagcagctccaccgtccccagcagcagctccagttccagcagcagcatgctttgcagcagcagcttcatcagttgcagcagcagcagctccagcagcagcaattgcagcagctccagcagcagaatCTGCAGCAACAACAGCTGCAACATCAACAGCAGCAgatacagcagcagcagcagcagttgcagcagcagcacttgcagCGGTTGCACCAacagcatcagcagcagcaaatgcagAATCAGGCAGCACAGCACTTAACTCAGACATCTCAAGTACTACAGCATCAAGTTgtagcccagcagcagcaccaccagcagcaacagcagcaactgcagcagcagcctcttttTGGGCACGATCCAGCAGCAGAGG TTCCAGAAGAGTATTtcctgctgggctgtgtctTTGCAATTGCTGATTACCCAGAACAGATGTCTGACAAACAGCTGTTGGCTACCTGGAAGAGG ATTATTCAAGCACATGGTGGGACAGTGGACCCAACCCTTACAGGCAGATGTACACATCTTCTTTGTGAAAGCCAAGTCAGTAACATGTATGCTCAG GCtttaagagaaaggaagagatgtATTACAGCACATTGGCTGAACTCaatcttgaagaaaaagaaaatggtacCACCTCATCGAGCCCTTCATTTTCCAGTGGCATTTCCACCAGGAGGAAAGCCATGCTCTCAACAT ATAATCTCTGTGACAGGATTTGTTGATAGTGACAGAGATGACCTCAAGCTAATGGCCTACCTGGCAGGTGCCAAATACACAGGGTACCTGTGTCGTAGCAATACAGTTCTCATCTGTAAAGA GCCCAGTGGCTTGAAGTATGAGAAAGCAAAGGAGTGGAGAATACCATGTGTAAATGCCCAGTGGCTCTGTGACATATTGCTGGGAAATTTTGAAGCTCTGCGGCAGATACAGCACAGTCGGTATACAGTGTTCAATCTTCAGGATCCACTTTCTCCTAGCCAACATCTAGTTCTAAACCTTTTGG ATGCTTGGAGAGTCCCATTAAAAGTATCACCAGAACTTCTAATG GGTGTCAGGTTGCCTttgaaaccaaagcaaaatgaatCCAGTCTTCAGCCATCTTCCAAAAGAGCAAG GATTGAAGACCTACCACCACCTACTAAGAAACTCACACCAGAGCTGACGCCAATGGTGCTCTTCACAGGATTTGAACCTATGCAAGTTCAGCAGTACATTAAG AAACTTTATATCCTTGGAGGTGAAGTAGCAGAATCTGCTCAGAAATGCACCCATCTAATTGCCAGTAAAGTGACCCGAACTGTCAAGTTCCTGACAGCAATTTCTGTAGTAAAGCACATAGTGACTCCAGAGTGGTTAGAAGAGTGCTTCAAATGCCAGAAGTTTGTTG atgagCAGAACTTTGTGCTTAGGGATGCTGAAGCTGAGGTGCTATTCTGCTTTAGTTTAGAGGAGTCTCTAAAGAGAGCACAAGTAGCTCCACTCTTCAAG ggcaaatatttttacattacaCCTGGAATTTGTCCCAGTCTTTCCACCATGAAAGCTATCGTGGAATGTGCAGGAGGAAAAGTGTTATCGAAACAACCATCTTTTAGAAAACTCATGGAGCACAAGCAGAATAAA AGTTTGCCAGAAATAATCTTGATTTCATGTGAAAATGACCTTCATTTATGTCGAGAATATTTCGCAAGAGGCATAG ATGTCCATAATGCTGAATTTGTCCTGACCGGGGTACTTACTCAAACACTGGATTATGAATC atataaattTACTTGA